One Denticeps clupeoides chromosome 10, fDenClu1.1, whole genome shotgun sequence genomic window carries:
- the LOC114798480 gene encoding targeting protein for Xklp2-B-like isoform X5: MEEATDAYEFDAPTRGDLRDFQLEDNADQWFEQVTTPEVINRLTTPGRPEVSFGNSRGDLPKAVISPMVSNAGPTSEVPSNIVLSWGDNRPATSAPAQAKARPPQPLRVSKRSAVQNETKPAAPVTPPVKKQRRSLTGSAARGRGRRRSVGASQKAKPKTVPAAAGSPQKSTEQQEMERIKALQHEVAEHRRRNEASYKAALAGGHVPKKQVLSTTVPKEFNFCSDARVKSTNDGASGSGATAADFTAQLRKHPASPAKAPKGATIPKPFNLSCGSKRKLDETSASAAYVPMAQMIEQYEKRTPVRYRLRSRQSQERGPCPGKTEPLKITSAQTPQLQTRQRSRPVLVKSSAEIEEEELEKMQQFKFKALELNRKILDAAVVPKKPSAKEATRPEGFQLEIEKRLQERQASRKAEEPEVHAFHSRPLPVKILEDVVGVPEKKVQNPTVPESPAFALKNRIRVERKPEEVKPPAPVKALPVPHFLPFQPKLPVKSKVEVCPFSFEERERERRALKEKKLEELRNEEVPKFKALPLPDFHEVSLPEKKVVEPTKPEPFKLTIDERGAVKNDRWEHMMKEEQKRQAEAASFKARPNTVTHKEPFLPKKENRSILDGTNSVAPEAFQLCTERRAQDRLEFEREKSAKEALRAQMEERRLQEEEEKEKEQITRLRQEQVHKAQPIRRYRKLEVKKSEMSLTVPQSPNFSDRFRM; this comes from the exons ATGGAGGAAGCGACGGACGCGTACGAGTTTGATGCCCCCACCCGGGGCGATCTGCGGGATTTTCAGCTGGAGGACAACGCGGATCAGTGGTTCG AGCAAGTGACTACGCCTGAAGTCATAAACCGGCTTACAACTCCTGGCCGACCTGAAGTGTCGTTTGGGAACTCCAGAGGAGATTTGCCAAAAGCAGTGATCTCTCCCATGGTTTCAAACGCAG GTCCCACCAGCGAGGTCCCTTCGAACATCGTGTTGTCCTGGGGCGACAACAGACCTGCCACGTCCGCTCCAGCCCAGGCCAAGGCCCGCCCCCCTCAGCCGCTAag GGTGTCCAAGCGGTCCGCGGTCCAAAACGAGACGAAGCCAGCAGCTCCGGTCACTCCGCCTGTCAAGAAGCAGCGGAG GAGCTTGACCGGCTCAGCAGCACGAGGCCGCGGTCGGAGGAGAAGCGTTGGCGCGAGCCAGAAAGCGAAGCCAAAGACCGTCCCAGCCGCCGCCGGCAGCCC GCAGAAGAGCACCGAGCagcaggagatggagaggaTCAAGGCTCTCCAGCACGAAGTGGCCGAGCACCGGCGCCGGAACGAGGCCAGCTACAAAGCCGCGCTGGCCGGCG GTCATGTCCCAAAGAAGCAAGTTCTGTCCACCACGGTCCCTAAAGAGTTCAACTTCTGCTCCGACGCTCGGGTGAAGAGCACCAACGACGGCGCCTCCGGTTCCGGCGCCACGGCGGCGGATTTCACTGCTCAGCTGCGGAAACACCCGGCGTCTCCC GCCAAAGCACCCAAGGGCGCCACCATCCCCAAACCTTTCAACCTCTCGTGCGGCAGCAAGCGGAAGCTGGACGAGACCTCCGCCTCCGCGGCCTACGTGCCCATGGCCCAGATGATCGAGCAGTACGAGAAACGCACGCCGGTCCGCTATCGCCTCCGTAGCCGCCAGAGCCAGGAGAGAG GTCCGTGTCCGGGGAAGACGGAACCTCTGAAGATCACGAGCGCCCAGACGCCCCAGCTGCAAACCCGTCAGAGGAGCCGCCCTGTCCTGGTCAAGAGCTCGGCGGAGatcgaggaggaggagctggagaagatgCAGCA GTTTAAGTTTAAAGCCCTGGAGCTCAACCGGAAGATCTTGGATGCAGCTGTGGTGCCAAAGAAACCTTCAGCGAAGGAAGCCACCCGACCAGAGGGCTTCCAGCTGGAGATCGAGAAACGGCTGCAGGAGCGACAGGCCAGCAGGAAAGCCGAGGAGCCCGAAGTTCACGCGTTCCACTCCAGACCTCTGCCAGTCAAAATCCTGGAGGACGTGGTG GGAGTTCCAGAGAAGAAGGTGCAGAACCCCACGGTTCCGGAGTCTCCAGCTTTTGCCCTGAAGAACAGAATTCGTGTGGAGAGGAAGCCCGAGGAG GTGAAGCCACCTGCTCCTGTGAAGGCTCTGCCGGTCCCACACTTCCTGCCCTTCCAGCCGAAGCTTCCCGTGAAGAGCAAGGTTGAGGTGTGCCCGTTCTCCTTCGAGGAACGTGAGCGGGAGCGCCGGGCGCTGAAGgagaagaagctggaggagctgcggAATGAAGAG GTTCCAAAGTTCAAGGCGCTTCCACTGCCGGACTTCCACGAGGTCAGTCTTCCAGAGAAGAAGGTGGTGGAGCCGACCAAACCGGAGCCCTTCAAACTGACCATAGACGAGAGGGGGGCGGTGAAGAACGACCGCTGGGAACACATG ATGAAGGAAGAACAGAAGCGGCAGGCCGAGGCGGCCAGCTTCAAGGCGAGGCCCAACACGGTGACCCACAAAGAACCGTTCCTTCCCAAGAAGGAGAACCGCAGCATTCTGG ATGGTACTAATTCTGTAGCTCCCGAGGCCTTCCAGCTGTGCACCGAGCGGCGGGCGCAGGACCGGCTGGAGTTCGAGCGGGAGAAGAGCGCCAAGGAGGCGCTGCGAGCCCAGATGGAGGAGCGGCggctgcaggaggaagaggagaaggagaaggagcagATCACCCGGCTTCGCCAGGAGCAG GTTCATAAAGCACAGCCCATCCGCCGCTACAGGAAGCTGGAGGTGAAGAAGAGCGAGATGTCCCTAACCGTACCCCAGTCTCCCAACTTCTCCGACCGGTTCCGGATGTGA
- the LOC114798480 gene encoding targeting protein for Xklp2-like isoform X2 yields the protein MEEATDAYEFDAPTRGDLRDFQLEDNADQWFEQVTTPEVINRLTTPGRPEVSFGNSRGDLPKAVISPMVSNAGPTSEVPSNIVLSWGDNRPATSAPAQAKARPPQPLRVSKRSAVQNETKPAAPVTPPVKKQRRVPVQTRTVVKPHRRSLTGSAARGRGRRRSVGASQKAKPKTVPAAAGSPSVQSKVLPPSKTRLHWSPDVSCVPCRQKSTEQQEMERIKALQHEVAEHRRRNEASYKAALAGGHVPKKQVLSTTVPKEFNFCSDARVKSTNDGASGSGATAADFTAQLRKHPASPAKAPKGATIPKPFNLSCGSKRKLDETSASAAYVPMAQMIEQYEKRTPVRYRLRSRQSQERGPCPGKTEPLKITSAQTPQLQTRQRSRPVLVKSSAEIEEEELEKMQQFKFKALELNRKILDAAVVPKKPSAKEATRPEGFQLEIEKRLQERQASRKAEEPEVHAFHSRPLPVKILEDVVGVPEKKVQNPTVPESPAFALKNRIRVERKPEEVKPPAPVKALPVPHFLPFQPKLPVKSKVEVCPFSFEERERERRALKEKKLEELRNEEVPKFKALPLPDFHEVSLPEKKVVEPTKPEPFKLTIDERGAVKNDRWEHMMKEEQKRQAEAASFKARPNTVTHKEPFLPKKENRSILAPEAFQLCTERRAQDRLEFEREKSAKEALRAQMEERRLQEEEEKEKEQITRLRQEQVHKAQPIRRYRKLEVKKSEMSLTVPQSPNFSDRFRM from the exons ATGGAGGAAGCGACGGACGCGTACGAGTTTGATGCCCCCACCCGGGGCGATCTGCGGGATTTTCAGCTGGAGGACAACGCGGATCAGTGGTTCG AGCAAGTGACTACGCCTGAAGTCATAAACCGGCTTACAACTCCTGGCCGACCTGAAGTGTCGTTTGGGAACTCCAGAGGAGATTTGCCAAAAGCAGTGATCTCTCCCATGGTTTCAAACGCAG GTCCCACCAGCGAGGTCCCTTCGAACATCGTGTTGTCCTGGGGCGACAACAGACCTGCCACGTCCGCTCCAGCCCAGGCCAAGGCCCGCCCCCCTCAGCCGCTAag GGTGTCCAAGCGGTCCGCGGTCCAAAACGAGACGAAGCCAGCAGCTCCGGTCACTCCGCCTGTCAAGAAGCAGCGGAG AGTCCCGGTCCAGACGAGAACGGTTGTGAAACCGCACCGCAG GAGCTTGACCGGCTCAGCAGCACGAGGCCGCGGTCGGAGGAGAAGCGTTGGCGCGAGCCAGAAAGCGAAGCCAAAGACCGTCCCAGCCGCCGCCGGCAGCCCGTCAGTCCAGTCGAAAGTTCTCCCACCTTCTAAAACGCGTCTTCACTGGTCGCCTGACGTCTCTTGCGTCCCCTGCAGGCAGAAGAGCACCGAGCagcaggagatggagaggaTCAAGGCTCTCCAGCACGAAGTGGCCGAGCACCGGCGCCGGAACGAGGCCAGCTACAAAGCCGCGCTGGCCGGCG GTCATGTCCCAAAGAAGCAAGTTCTGTCCACCACGGTCCCTAAAGAGTTCAACTTCTGCTCCGACGCTCGGGTGAAGAGCACCAACGACGGCGCCTCCGGTTCCGGCGCCACGGCGGCGGATTTCACTGCTCAGCTGCGGAAACACCCGGCGTCTCCC GCCAAAGCACCCAAGGGCGCCACCATCCCCAAACCTTTCAACCTCTCGTGCGGCAGCAAGCGGAAGCTGGACGAGACCTCCGCCTCCGCGGCCTACGTGCCCATGGCCCAGATGATCGAGCAGTACGAGAAACGCACGCCGGTCCGCTATCGCCTCCGTAGCCGCCAGAGCCAGGAGAGAG GTCCGTGTCCGGGGAAGACGGAACCTCTGAAGATCACGAGCGCCCAGACGCCCCAGCTGCAAACCCGTCAGAGGAGCCGCCCTGTCCTGGTCAAGAGCTCGGCGGAGatcgaggaggaggagctggagaagatgCAGCA GTTTAAGTTTAAAGCCCTGGAGCTCAACCGGAAGATCTTGGATGCAGCTGTGGTGCCAAAGAAACCTTCAGCGAAGGAAGCCACCCGACCAGAGGGCTTCCAGCTGGAGATCGAGAAACGGCTGCAGGAGCGACAGGCCAGCAGGAAAGCCGAGGAGCCCGAAGTTCACGCGTTCCACTCCAGACCTCTGCCAGTCAAAATCCTGGAGGACGTGGTG GGAGTTCCAGAGAAGAAGGTGCAGAACCCCACGGTTCCGGAGTCTCCAGCTTTTGCCCTGAAGAACAGAATTCGTGTGGAGAGGAAGCCCGAGGAG GTGAAGCCACCTGCTCCTGTGAAGGCTCTGCCGGTCCCACACTTCCTGCCCTTCCAGCCGAAGCTTCCCGTGAAGAGCAAGGTTGAGGTGTGCCCGTTCTCCTTCGAGGAACGTGAGCGGGAGCGCCGGGCGCTGAAGgagaagaagctggaggagctgcggAATGAAGAG GTTCCAAAGTTCAAGGCGCTTCCACTGCCGGACTTCCACGAGGTCAGTCTTCCAGAGAAGAAGGTGGTGGAGCCGACCAAACCGGAGCCCTTCAAACTGACCATAGACGAGAGGGGGGCGGTGAAGAACGACCGCTGGGAACACATG ATGAAGGAAGAACAGAAGCGGCAGGCCGAGGCGGCCAGCTTCAAGGCGAGGCCCAACACGGTGACCCACAAAGAACCGTTCCTTCCCAAGAAGGAGAACCGCAGCATTCTGG CTCCCGAGGCCTTCCAGCTGTGCACCGAGCGGCGGGCGCAGGACCGGCTGGAGTTCGAGCGGGAGAAGAGCGCCAAGGAGGCGCTGCGAGCCCAGATGGAGGAGCGGCggctgcaggaggaagaggagaaggagaaggagcagATCACCCGGCTTCGCCAGGAGCAG GTTCATAAAGCACAGCCCATCCGCCGCTACAGGAAGCTGGAGGTGAAGAAGAGCGAGATGTCCCTAACCGTACCCCAGTCTCCCAACTTCTCCGACCGGTTCCGGATGTGA